In Planctomycetia bacterium, one DNA window encodes the following:
- a CDS encoding glycosyltransferase family 2 protein has product MISVLCVNYRSAGDVINLAASLRASKNVPTPIELIVTNNSPDQPLRLESDSRVSVSVFDAPNIGFAAGVNHALRHGTGDRIMIANPDVTVQPDTLAAACDYLDAHPEVGIVLPRLLNPDGTEQASIRRFYTWPVVLYARTPLRALGFRPKFFRDYLYESLPRDQPIDVDWGIGAAMFLRRADCTGGIFDERFFLYFEDVDLCLRMWQRGRRVVYCPHLTCLHAHRRASRNPFSGAGWMHLQSMMRFIRKHGGLPQRPTRRATPSAMPLE; this is encoded by the coding sequence ATGATCAGCGTCTTGTGCGTCAATTATCGAAGCGCCGGGGATGTCATAAATCTGGCAGCGAGCCTCCGCGCGTCGAAAAACGTCCCAACGCCGATCGAGCTGATTGTCACAAACAACTCGCCGGACCAACCGCTGCGGCTCGAATCCGATTCGCGCGTTTCGGTGAGCGTCTTCGACGCGCCGAATATCGGTTTCGCCGCCGGCGTCAATCATGCCCTGCGCCACGGCACCGGCGACCGGATCATGATCGCCAATCCCGACGTAACGGTGCAACCCGATACGCTCGCCGCCGCATGCGATTATCTCGACGCCCATCCCGAGGTCGGCATCGTCCTGCCGCGATTGCTCAACCCCGACGGCACGGAGCAGGCGTCGATCCGCCGGTTTTACACTTGGCCCGTGGTACTTTACGCGCGCACGCCGCTCCGCGCACTGGGCTTTCGCCCGAAGTTCTTCCGCGACTATCTCTACGAATCGCTCCCGCGCGACCAGCCCATCGACGTCGACTGGGGCATCGGCGCCGCCATGTTCCTGCGCCGCGCCGACTGCACGGGCGGCATCTTCGACGAACGGTTCTTTCTGTATTTCGAGGATGTCGATCTTTGTCTGCGAATGTGGCAGCGCGGCCGGCGAGTCGTCTATTGCCCGCACCTGACCTGCCTGCACGCGCATCGCCGCGCGAGTCGCAATCCCTTCAGCGGTGCAGGCTGGATGCACCTGCAAAGCATGATGCGATTCATCCGCAAACATGGCGGCCTGCCGCAGCGACCGACACGCCGCGCGACGCCGTCCGCGATGCCCCTCGAATAG
- the tgt gene encoding tRNA guanosine(34) transglycosylase Tgt, with amino-acid sequence MAPVTYQLLATCSATHARAGRLHTPHGIINTPVFMPVGTRGSVKGLTPDMLRAAGAGILLANTYHLTLRPGEETVAALGGLHRFMGWDGPILTDSGGYQVFSLAVLTRADDHGVTFKSHLDGAPMRLDPARAVAIQEQLGADIIMAFDQCPALPATPEALQTAVRRSIAWADACKQAQRRSDQGLFAIVQGGLDLDLRLHCLDALVNIGFPGYAVGGLSVGEHPDDMAALLRQFAHRMPPDRPRYLMGVGRPLDIVRAVAAGIDLFDCVMPTRNGRNSFAFVDGGVLRLRNAKYRLDTQPLDATCDCYTCRHFSRGYLRHLFLADEMLGPILVSLHNIAYYLRFMARIRSAIADGTFPRLLEACEAAAASPPNEDSE; translated from the coding sequence ATGGCCCCCGTCACGTATCAGCTCCTCGCCACCTGCTCCGCCACCCACGCGCGCGCCGGCCGCCTGCACACGCCGCACGGCATCATTAATACACCAGTCTTTATGCCGGTCGGCACGCGCGGCTCCGTCAAGGGCCTCACCCCGGACATGCTCCGCGCCGCCGGCGCCGGCATCCTCCTGGCCAACACCTATCACCTGACCCTGCGGCCGGGGGAGGAAACCGTCGCCGCGCTGGGCGGTCTGCACCGCTTCATGGGCTGGGACGGGCCGATCCTCACCGATTCGGGAGGATACCAGGTCTTTTCGCTCGCCGTTCTGACGCGCGCCGACGACCACGGCGTCACGTTCAAGTCTCACCTCGATGGCGCGCCGATGCGCCTCGACCCCGCTCGGGCCGTCGCCATTCAGGAGCAGCTCGGCGCCGACATCATCATGGCCTTCGACCAGTGCCCCGCATTGCCCGCGACGCCCGAAGCGCTCCAAACCGCTGTGCGCCGCTCCATCGCCTGGGCCGACGCCTGCAAACAAGCCCAACGGCGCAGCGACCAGGGACTCTTCGCCATCGTGCAGGGCGGTCTCGATCTCGATTTGCGTCTGCATTGCCTGGACGCCTTGGTGAACATCGGCTTCCCCGGTTATGCCGTCGGCGGACTCTCCGTCGGCGAGCATCCCGACGACATGGCGGCGCTCCTGCGGCAGTTCGCGCACCGCATGCCGCCCGATCGGCCGCGCTACCTCATGGGCGTCGGACGGCCTCTGGACATCGTCCGCGCCGTGGCGGCCGGCATCGACCTGTTTGATTGCGTGATGCCGACACGGAACGGGCGGAATTCGTTTGCGTTTGTCGACGGCGGCGTGCTGCGACTGCGCAACGCCAAGTATCGTCTGGACACGCAACCGCTCGATGCAACCTGCGACTGCTACACGTGCCGCCATTTTTCACGCGGCTACCTGCGACACCTGTTCCTCGCCGATGAGATGCTCGGGCCGATTCTGGTATCGCTGCACAACATCGCGTATTATCTGCGCTTCATGGCGCGGATCCGCTCGGCGATCGCCGACGGTACGTTTCCGCGCCTTCTCGAAGCATGTGAAGCGGCCGCCGCATCGCCGCCGAACGAGGATTCGGAATGA
- the yajC gene encoding preprotein translocase subunit YajC has protein sequence MIDLIELLAQGTPATGSPAPAPGLSQMLFPLLLMGAVFYFLLIRPQSAEKKRREAMLSALKKNDRVVTAGGILGTVLNVKDDEVTLKVDESSNTKITFTRSAIQRVLGTESAPSSATTEPAKK, from the coding sequence ATGATCGATCTGATTGAACTGCTCGCGCAAGGGACGCCTGCCACCGGCTCGCCGGCGCCGGCGCCGGGGCTGTCGCAAATGCTCTTTCCGCTGCTGCTCATGGGCGCGGTGTTCTACTTTCTCCTGATCCGTCCGCAAAGCGCAGAAAAGAAGCGACGCGAAGCCATGCTCTCGGCCCTCAAAAAGAACGACCGCGTCGTCACCGCCGGCGGAATCCTCGGAACCGTGCTCAACGTCAAGGACGACGAAGTCACGCTCAAGGTCGATGAATCCAGCAACACGAAAATCACCTTCACCCGGTCGGCCATTCAGCGCGTGCTCGGGACCGAGTCCGCGCCGAGCAGCGCAACGACCGAGCCGGCGAAGAAGTAA
- a CDS encoding RidA family protein, translating into MTPSEKLTQLGLTLPPAPQAIGSYLPGIRAGRLIFVSGQLPFLNGQLTATGKVATEVDLEAARAAARQAGLNALAIAADVAGGIDRIGRIVRLAVFVNSAPGFSDQPKVANGASDLMVEIFGEAGRHARAAVGAAALPMNAAVEVELMAELAGDVP; encoded by the coding sequence GTGACGCCTTCCGAGAAGCTGACGCAACTGGGGTTGACCCTGCCGCCGGCGCCGCAGGCCATCGGCTCGTACCTCCCCGGCATCCGCGCGGGCCGATTGATTTTTGTCAGCGGGCAGCTGCCCTTTCTGAACGGCCAACTGACCGCGACGGGCAAGGTCGCGACGGAGGTCGATCTTGAGGCGGCCCGCGCGGCCGCGCGTCAGGCCGGTCTGAACGCCCTTGCCATCGCCGCGGACGTCGCCGGCGGAATCGACCGGATCGGTCGCATCGTGCGCCTGGCCGTCTTCGTGAACAGCGCGCCGGGTTTTTCCGATCAGCCCAAAGTCGCCAACGGCGCGAGCGACCTCATGGTCGAAATCTTCGGAGAGGCCGGTCGCCACGCGCGCGCCGCCGTCGGCGCGGCGGCGCTTCCGATGAATGCCGCCGTCGAGGTGGAACTGATGGCCGAACTGGCGGGTGACGTGCCATGA
- a CDS encoding signal peptidase II: MSSDASTLLAAPTAPHDASEQAEPWAMGHLPSHARLWIATIVGLVADLWTKAWAFQRYDADDSVELIRNLCSLRLSLNPGALFGIGAGLAPIFVGASVLALMFVLYLFANSGAKRWSMHIALGCVLAGALGNLYDRTTQTAYVAYLPDRGRIVGTLISETHNAITLGDFPTGANPRTYPRPPADGKSGLQPVVRDFIQIEAKIGNVALWPWIFNIADALLVVGVGVLLVHFWRDHKDAQTAPQT, from the coding sequence ATGTCAAGCGACGCATCCACGCTCCTGGCGGCCCCGACCGCGCCGCACGACGCGTCCGAGCAGGCCGAACCCTGGGCCATGGGCCATCTGCCCAGCCATGCCCGGCTGTGGATCGCTACAATTGTCGGACTCGTGGCCGATCTGTGGACCAAGGCCTGGGCCTTTCAGCGCTACGACGCCGACGACAGCGTCGAGCTGATCAGGAACCTGTGCAGCCTGCGGCTTTCACTCAACCCCGGCGCGCTGTTCGGCATCGGAGCGGGCCTCGCGCCGATTTTCGTCGGCGCATCGGTGCTGGCGCTCATGTTTGTGCTATACCTCTTCGCCAACTCCGGCGCGAAGCGCTGGTCGATGCACATCGCGCTCGGCTGCGTTCTCGCCGGTGCCTTGGGCAATCTCTACGACCGCACCACCCAGACCGCCTACGTCGCCTACCTCCCCGATCGCGGTCGAATCGTCGGCACGCTGATCTCCGAAACCCACAACGCGATTACGCTCGGCGACTTTCCGACCGGCGCCAATCCGCGCACCTATCCCAGGCCGCCGGCCGATGGCAAGAGTGGTTTGCAGCCGGTCGTCCGCGATTTCATTCAGATTGAGGCGAAGATCGGCAACGTTGCGTTGTGGCCGTGGATCTTCAACATCGCGGATGCCCTGCTCGTGGTCGGCGTCGGGGTGCTGTTGGTTCACTTCTGGCGCGATCACAAAGACGCGCAAACCGCGCCGCAGACGTGA
- a CDS encoding cation transporter: protein MTHTPEQLETQRRLRAVKLCIVTSALVCIVELALGITLGLASLVAEGIHTLLDGLDSVVVLIAVYIAARPADRSHPFGHGKFEALGASVEASFVIAAALGIAYESVDRIIHGKSPEAIPWYVVAAMGAASVLYLFVSLYLLREARATRSPAVYAEAMHLQTHIYITGGLAVGLLIGAVGNYPLVDNLLSLGVAVCLVFIGLHIFREVYRQFTDAALPKEDLDRIAALIQPFASRFVEVHGLRTRQSGAERHIEMHLVVLPETTVATAHALGHEIEDAIATHWPTARTTVHIEPLNTADANHHEWTKDQPKVRTDDDSPNAREFIH, encoded by the coding sequence TTGACCCACACACCGGAGCAGCTTGAAACCCAGCGGCGGCTCCGCGCGGTCAAGTTGTGCATCGTCACCAGTGCACTGGTTTGTATTGTGGAACTGGCGCTGGGTATTACGCTCGGTCTGGCCAGCCTGGTTGCCGAGGGCATTCACACGCTGCTGGACGGCCTTGATTCGGTCGTCGTGCTGATTGCGGTGTACATCGCGGCGCGACCGGCCGATCGCTCGCACCCGTTCGGCCATGGCAAGTTCGAGGCGCTGGGGGCGTCGGTCGAGGCGTCGTTCGTGATCGCGGCGGCGCTCGGCATCGCGTACGAGTCGGTGGATCGGATTATTCACGGCAAGTCGCCGGAGGCGATTCCGTGGTACGTGGTGGCGGCGATGGGCGCGGCGTCGGTGCTGTACCTGTTTGTGTCGTTGTACCTGCTGCGTGAGGCGCGGGCGACGCGTTCGCCGGCGGTCTATGCCGAGGCGATGCACTTACAGACGCATATCTATATTACGGGCGGATTGGCCGTCGGCCTGCTCATCGGCGCTGTGGGCAACTATCCGCTGGTGGACAATCTTCTGTCGCTGGGCGTGGCGGTGTGCCTCGTGTTCATCGGGCTGCACATCTTTCGGGAGGTGTACCGGCAGTTCACCGACGCGGCCCTGCCGAAGGAGGATCTCGATCGGATTGCCGCGCTGATCCAACCGTTCGCAAGCCGATTCGTGGAGGTGCATGGTCTGCGCACACGGCAGAGCGGGGCGGAGCGGCACATCGAGATGCACCTGGTCGTGTTGCCGGAGACGACCGTCGCGACGGCGCACGCGCTGGGGCACGAAATCGAGGATGCCATCGCCACGCACTGGCCCACGGCACGGACCACGGTTCACATCGAGCCGTTGAACACGGCCGACGCGAACCATCACGAGTGGACGAAGGACCAGCCGAAAGTTCGCACCGACGACGATTCGCCCAACGCGCGCGAGTTTATTCACTAA
- the lpdA gene encoding dihydrolipoyl dehydrogenase has translation MVVGEFTQEVDLLIIGGGPGGYVAGVYAGDHGIKTALIEKAEVPGGVCLREGCIPSKTLLHVAKVIDEAHEAAAWGVTFGKPQTDVAKLRDWKNGVIKKLAGGVKTLLASRKVDYITGIAEFEDSKTVRIEGGEVARVKFKHCIIATGSVAKLLPEKIMPRELCWDAADALKMQEIPKRLLVIGGGYIGLELGQVYATLGSEVTVLEALDSLLMGADADLTRPLLNKLKKQFKAILTGAALKSAKKSGSAVAITFSQGGQEQTLEFDRVLVSVGRRPNTDNLGLENTKVAVNDRGFITVDPQRRTTDKRIFAIGDVAGEPMLAHKASREGKVAVEAILGKPTVFDPACIPAVVYTDPEVAWCGVTEAEAKAKGLDVKITKYPWSASGRAVAMGRTDGLTKLIFDKSSQRLLGVGLVGAHAGDLIAEGALAIEMAAVAEDIGTTIHPHPATSETLMEAAEAMFGSAGHVGH, from the coding sequence ATGGTTGTCGGCGAGTTCACGCAGGAAGTCGATCTTCTGATTATCGGGGGCGGGCCTGGCGGTTACGTCGCGGGCGTCTACGCCGGTGATCACGGCATCAAGACGGCGTTGATTGAAAAGGCCGAGGTGCCCGGCGGCGTCTGCCTTCGCGAGGGGTGCATTCCGAGCAAGACGCTTCTGCACGTGGCGAAGGTCATCGACGAGGCGCACGAAGCAGCCGCGTGGGGCGTCACGTTTGGCAAGCCCCAGACCGATGTCGCGAAGCTGCGCGACTGGAAGAACGGCGTCATCAAGAAGCTGGCCGGCGGCGTGAAGACGCTGCTCGCTTCGCGTAAGGTGGACTACATCACCGGCATCGCGGAGTTCGAGGATTCCAAGACGGTGCGCATCGAGGGCGGCGAGGTCGCGCGCGTCAAGTTCAAGCACTGCATCATCGCCACCGGATCGGTGGCGAAACTGCTGCCCGAGAAGATCATGCCGCGCGAGTTGTGCTGGGACGCGGCCGACGCCCTGAAGATGCAGGAAATTCCCAAGCGGCTGCTGGTCATCGGCGGCGGCTACATCGGCCTCGAGTTGGGTCAGGTCTACGCCACGCTCGGCAGCGAAGTCACCGTGCTGGAGGCGCTGGACAGCCTGCTCATGGGGGCCGACGCCGATCTGACGCGACCGTTGTTGAATAAGCTGAAGAAACAGTTCAAGGCGATTCTCACCGGCGCAGCGCTGAAGTCGGCGAAAAAGAGCGGCAGCGCCGTCGCGATCACGTTCTCGCAAGGCGGGCAGGAGCAGACGCTGGAATTTGACCGCGTGCTCGTCTCGGTCGGCCGACGACCGAACACCGACAACTTGGGACTGGAGAACACCAAGGTGGCGGTAAACGACCGCGGCTTCATCACCGTGGACCCGCAGCGGCGCACCACCGACAAGCGTATCTTTGCGATTGGTGACGTGGCCGGCGAGCCGATGCTGGCCCACAAGGCCAGCCGCGAGGGCAAGGTCGCCGTCGAAGCGATTCTCGGCAAGCCGACCGTGTTCGATCCGGCGTGCATTCCGGCAGTGGTCTATACCGACCCCGAAGTCGCCTGGTGCGGCGTGACCGAGGCCGAGGCCAAGGCCAAAGGCCTGGACGTGAAGATCACCAAGTATCCGTGGAGCGCCAGCGGCCGCGCCGTCGCGATGGGCCGCACCGATGGTCTGACGAAGCTCATTTTTGACAAGTCGTCGCAACGGTTGCTGGGGGTCGGCCTGGTCGGTGCCCACGCGGGCGACCTGATCGCCGAGGGAGCGCTGGCGATTGAAATGGCGGCCGTGGCCGAGGACATCGGCACGACGATCCACCCGCACCCGGCCACGAGCGAGACGCTGATGGAAGCGGCCGAGGCGATGTTCGGCAGCGCGGGCCACGTCGGGCATTGA
- a CDS encoding glycosyltransferase family 2 protein, translating into MTDADATIIIPNYNGMRFLPDLMASLKRQSLGGARIIVVDDASTDDGCAYLRSEHPTVTVLRNERNLGFAGTCNAGLRAATTTFVVLLNNDTTVDEDWLAAGLAAFDAPDIAAVASLVVLAEPPHRIDTAGDVYSVVGAAAKRCHGRPRESARDLPREVFSACGASAFYRRERIAQLGCLDERMVSYYEDVDMGFRLAWAGLRCVFEPRSVCYHRLSASYDPRGWNYHFNSARNAEIIWQTLMPQSIRDEFADARRAFLAIQAAHKWRLGCLKAHRAGRRAAAEAVDWIAQKRADVAKLAGDSGVTAEQIAARLERDWWRLHGWGRR; encoded by the coding sequence ATGACGGATGCCGACGCGACGATCATCATTCCGAATTACAACGGAATGCGGTTCCTGCCCGATCTGATGGCTTCGCTCAAGCGACAGAGCCTCGGCGGGGCACGCATCATCGTGGTCGATGACGCCTCGACGGATGACGGCTGCGCCTATCTGCGCAGCGAGCACCCGACGGTGACGGTGTTACGGAACGAGCGCAACCTCGGTTTCGCGGGCACCTGCAACGCCGGTCTGCGCGCCGCGACGACGACATTCGTCGTGCTCCTGAACAACGACACGACCGTGGACGAGGATTGGCTGGCAGCGGGCCTCGCGGCCTTCGATGCGCCGGACATCGCCGCCGTCGCGTCGCTCGTGGTGCTGGCCGAACCGCCGCATCGGATCGACACCGCGGGGGATGTGTATTCCGTCGTCGGCGCCGCGGCCAAGCGCTGCCACGGGCGGCCGCGCGAGTCGGCCCGCGATCTGCCGCGCGAGGTCTTTTCCGCATGCGGCGCGTCGGCGTTCTATCGGCGCGAGAGGATCGCGCAGCTCGGATGCCTCGACGAGCGCATGGTAAGCTACTACGAAGACGTGGACATGGGTTTTCGGCTTGCCTGGGCGGGCCTTCGCTGCGTGTTCGAGCCGCGATCGGTGTGTTATCACCGGCTTAGCGCATCGTACGATCCGCGCGGCTGGAATTATCATTTCAATTCCGCACGCAACGCGGAGATCATCTGGCAAACGCTCATGCCGCAGTCGATCCGCGACGAATTCGCCGACGCGCGGCGCGCGTTTCTCGCGATTCAAGCGGCGCACAAATGGCGACTGGGCTGTCTGAAGGCGCATCGCGCAGGCCGTCGCGCGGCCGCCGAGGCCGTTGATTGGATCGCACAGAAGCGCGCCGACGTGGCGAAGTTAGCCGGCGATTCAGGCGTCACGGCGGAGCAAATCGCAGCGCGGCTGGAACGCGATTGGTGGCGGCTGCATGGATGGGGGCGGCGCTAG
- a CDS encoding TraR/DksA C4-type zinc finger protein, protein MLLAKRDQLLGAVTHMENEALGKSRSESAGDLSQMPIHMADIGTDNYEQEFTLGLIANERETLKEIDEALARIDAGTYGVCLGTHKPISKARLDARPWARYCIEYHRQQEQRGRGG, encoded by the coding sequence ATGCTGCTCGCCAAGCGTGACCAGCTTCTCGGCGCCGTCACTCACATGGAGAACGAAGCCCTCGGCAAGAGCCGCTCCGAATCGGCCGGCGATCTCTCGCAGATGCCGATTCACATGGCCGACATCGGCACCGACAACTACGAGCAGGAATTCACTCTCGGCCTCATTGCAAACGAGCGCGAGACGCTCAAGGAAATCGACGAAGCCCTTGCGCGGATCGACGCTGGCACCTACGGCGTCTGCCTCGGCACGCACAAGCCCATCAGCAAAGCCCGTCTCGATGCCCGCCCGTGGGCGCGCTATTGCATCGAATATCACCGCCAGCAGGAACAGCGCGGCCGCGGCGGTTGA
- the pepF gene encoding oligoendopeptidase F: MPNKLSYPRAAHRAPAAEAGTPKPAPTRDQIDARYKWDLSDIFPDDAAFEAAFKSVESDLASFTRRRGTLARSANDLRDALAAHDELGAQLERVVLYAGLSYHLDMSVGAAQGRWDRTHTLSTRAAEATSWMTPELIAVGREKINAWMASDPKLAVYRHLVDDLFRQQAHVLSEREEELLAMAGEIASAPESIFSRFTNTNLDFPVIRDEQNAEVRLTPARYGSMLYSPDRRVRRDAFIGLHETYRAKINTLSATLSAQVKQHMFYARARRFGSCLEAALHRPNIPVAVYDNLISTIERHLDKLHRYVALRKKLLQLDAVHGYDLYVPMVDAPREEIPYDDAMETVTKSLAVLGDDYTAVLREAAANRWIDVYETKDKRSGAYSWGSYLTHPYLLLNYQGTRNDRSTLAHELGHAMHSWYTVKSQPIVYGDYATFCAEVASTVNEVILDEYLYEHARSDTERLAVVQDQIESIRTTVLRQTMFAEYERRIHARAEAGEPLTGDWLCAAYRELVAKYYGPALVIDDCLEVEGLRIPHFYRNFYVYTYATSHCAAVDIGRRIVAGDAAAVRGHKAFLSAGSSRYPLDVLALAGVDMTTPAPIERTMEWFGELLGKFESLAR; this comes from the coding sequence ATGCCCAACAAGCTTTCGTATCCCCGCGCTGCGCACCGTGCGCCCGCTGCCGAGGCTGGCACGCCGAAGCCCGCCCCGACGCGCGATCAGATCGACGCGCGGTACAAATGGGACCTTTCCGACATCTTCCCGGATGACGCGGCGTTCGAAGCGGCATTCAAATCGGTCGAGTCCGATCTCGCGAGTTTCACCCGACGCCGTGGCACGCTCGCGCGCAGCGCGAATGATCTGCGCGACGCGCTCGCCGCGCACGACGAACTCGGCGCACAACTTGAACGCGTTGTCCTCTACGCGGGGCTGTCGTACCACCTCGACATGTCCGTCGGCGCAGCCCAGGGTCGATGGGACCGGACGCACACGCTCTCCACCCGCGCCGCGGAAGCCACAAGCTGGATGACGCCGGAACTGATCGCCGTCGGCCGCGAGAAAATCAACGCGTGGATGGCCTCCGATCCGAAACTGGCCGTGTATCGCCACCTGGTTGACGACCTGTTTCGGCAGCAGGCGCACGTGCTTTCGGAGCGCGAGGAGGAGCTGCTGGCGATGGCCGGCGAGATCGCCTCGGCCCCCGAATCCATCTTCAGCCGGTTCACGAACACGAATCTCGATTTTCCGGTCATTCGCGACGAACAGAACGCCGAGGTGCGTTTGACGCCCGCGCGTTACGGCTCGATGTTGTACTCGCCGGATCGCCGCGTGCGGCGGGATGCCTTCATCGGCCTGCACGAGACCTACCGCGCCAAGATCAACACGCTTAGCGCGACGCTCTCGGCCCAGGTGAAGCAGCACATGTTTTACGCCCGTGCCCGGCGCTTCGGATCGTGCCTCGAAGCCGCCCTGCATCGGCCGAACATCCCCGTCGCGGTGTACGACAATCTGATCTCGACGATCGAGCGCCATCTCGACAAGTTGCATCGCTACGTTGCCCTGCGGAAGAAGCTGCTCCAGCTCGATGCGGTGCATGGCTACGACCTGTACGTTCCCATGGTCGACGCGCCGCGTGAGGAAATCCCCTACGACGACGCGATGGAGACGGTCACGAAATCGCTCGCCGTCCTGGGTGATGATTACACGGCCGTGCTGCGCGAAGCGGCGGCGAACCGATGGATTGACGTCTATGAGACGAAGGACAAGCGCAGCGGCGCGTACTCCTGGGGCAGCTATCTGACGCATCCGTACCTGCTGCTCAACTATCAGGGCACACGCAACGACCGCTCGACCCTGGCACACGAACTAGGCCACGCCATGCACTCGTGGTACACGGTGAAATCGCAGCCGATCGTGTACGGCGATTACGCGACGTTTTGCGCCGAGGTGGCCTCGACCGTCAACGAAGTAATTCTTGACGAGTACCTGTATGAACACGCCCGCAGCGACACCGAGCGATTGGCCGTCGTGCAGGACCAGATCGAGAGCATCCGCACGACGGTGCTGCGGCAGACGATGTTCGCCGAGTACGAGCGGAGGATCCACGCCCGCGCCGAGGCCGGCGAGCCGCTGACGGGGGATTGGCTGTGCGCCGCGTATCGCGAGCTGGTGGCGAAGTATTACGGCCCGGCGCTGGTGATCGACGATTGTCTGGAAGTCGAGGGCCTGCGCATCCCCCATTTCTATCGCAACTTTTATGTCTACACGTACGCCACCAGCCATTGCGCCGCCGTGGACATCGGCCGCCGAATCGTCGCGGGCGACGCAGCCGCCGTACGAGGCCACAAGGCGTTCCTCTCGGCGGGCAGCAGCCGGTATCCCCTGGACGTGCTGGCTCTCGCCGGCGTGGACATGACCACCCCCGCGCCGATCGAGCGAACGATGGAATGGTTCGGGGAGTTGCTCGGAAAGTTTGAATCGCTGGCGAGATGA
- a CDS encoding segregation/condensation protein A has translation MADYSVQTDVYNGPLDLLLYLIRRDEVDIYDIPIARVTEQYCRYVETLAAIDPNVAGDFLVMAATLMEIKSRMLLPRPPVEEGGEEDLSDPRLELVRQLLEYKKFKDASFELGAAAQLQAMKWSRIPARDVIPKSNAVDLEDVQIWDLVAAFNQLMSSIGAKAPTHDVLFDDTPISLHATDLLDRLVREGRDLGFEEVFIGRTKVEMIGLFLALLELIRQKRVAVRQELLHGPISITLLSAEPITVGGEWEYNRAGEAAMAGRAPEDDSEAADESGEDTVVTEAGARRGAADDDGAEMLDELDEEDAAAFAELDRIKTDIDIDAVLHEGVGETDDEEQP, from the coding sequence ATGGCAGATTATTCCGTCCAAACCGACGTCTACAACGGCCCGCTGGATCTGTTGCTTTATCTGATCCGGCGCGACGAGGTGGATATTTATGACATCCCCATCGCGCGGGTGACGGAGCAGTATTGCCGCTACGTCGAGACGCTCGCGGCGATCGATCCGAACGTCGCCGGCGATTTCCTCGTCATGGCCGCCACGCTCATGGAGATCAAAAGCCGCATGCTGCTGCCGCGGCCGCCGGTCGAAGAGGGCGGTGAGGAAGACCTGTCCGACCCGCGGCTGGAACTGGTGCGGCAGTTGCTGGAATACAAGAAGTTCAAGGACGCGTCGTTCGAGCTGGGCGCGGCGGCGCAATTGCAGGCCATGAAATGGTCGCGCATCCCGGCGCGCGATGTGATTCCAAAATCCAACGCGGTGGACCTTGAAGACGTGCAGATCTGGGATCTCGTCGCCGCGTTCAACCAGTTGATGTCCTCCATCGGCGCGAAGGCGCCGACGCACGACGTGCTCTTCGACGACACGCCGATCTCGCTCCATGCGACCGACCTGCTGGACCGGCTCGTGCGCGAGGGGCGCGACCTGGGCTTTGAGGAAGTGTTCATCGGGCGAACCAAGGTCGAGATGATCGGCCTGTTCCTGGCGCTGCTGGAGCTGATCCGTCAGAAGCGCGTCGCCGTGCGACAGGAGCTGCTGCACGGGCCGATTTCGATCACGCTGCTGTCTGCCGAGCCGATCACCGTCGGCGGCGAGTGGGAATACAACCGGGCCGGCGAAGCGGCGATGGCGGGCCGTGCTCCGGAAGACGATTCCGAGGCAGCCGATGAGTCCGGCGAGGACACGGTCGTAACCGAGGCTGGCGCGCGGCGGGGCGCGGCGGATGACGACGGAGCAGAGATGCTCGACGAACTGGACGAGGAGGACGCGGCGGCCTTCGCCGAGCTGGATCGCATCAAGACGGATATAGATATCGACGCCGTGCTGCACGAAGGGGTCGGCGAGACCGACGACGAGGAGCAACCGTGA